One window from the genome of Azospirillum sp. B510 encodes:
- a CDS encoding methyl-accepting chemotaxis protein: MLRQSNQTGRSLTAFEASLQIGPALAVERGRWAVAFDSDKPLDGGTAQPLDAAVAATDAALDKARLQIEAAGLSPTPIISAVTQLKAARGAARQAAEQAKPARPPTITTATVDALAAANQSVVKAIDDAYRSTIVNSPDLFGHVNLARIAQDMRDIAGGRSASVGLFVAGLPFGPERQQAATEDTGKIALLWQMMQQSVLNLGNPPELTKALEHVRSTMMTDGAQRFQSVLDAARKGAPAPIQLADWRPWVTPMLNNILVMRDAAIVVAHDLNEENISQAWAHLILAGVVLAAVCITFAVVLFMLSVQVTRRLGSLTSTVVRLADGDLGVDIGYSEQKDEIGAMARAIQILKENGAERVRLEAEQQAQRAAREKRTATVERMVQEFDRTVSAILNSVSGASAQLSETAGSMASLAEQTNHQASATTAAAEQTSMNVQTVASATEEMAASISEISQQVSRSNSVAARAVREAQDTTGTVRNLAGEVARIGDVVKLIQDIASQTNLLALNATIEAARAGDAGKGFAVVASEVKQLANQTAKATEDISAQIDSVQSATHGTVNAIEGIGGTIGTMNEIAATIAAAIEEQSATTVEISRNIQQAAQGTGEVSANIAQVHEAATQTGRAASQVFDASTGLTRQAADLRREIETFLAGIRAA; the protein is encoded by the coding sequence ATGCTGCGGCAGAGCAACCAGACCGGCAGATCGCTCACCGCCTTCGAAGCGTCGCTACAGATCGGTCCGGCGTTGGCGGTCGAGCGCGGGCGATGGGCCGTCGCGTTCGACAGCGACAAGCCGTTGGACGGCGGTACGGCGCAGCCGCTTGATGCCGCGGTGGCGGCGACCGATGCCGCTCTGGACAAGGCGCGGTTGCAGATCGAGGCCGCGGGCCTTTCTCCCACCCCGATCATCAGCGCGGTCACCCAGTTGAAGGCCGCCCGCGGCGCGGCCCGGCAGGCGGCGGAGCAGGCGAAGCCCGCCCGCCCGCCGACCATCACCACCGCGACGGTCGACGCGCTGGCGGCGGCGAACCAGAGCGTCGTCAAGGCGATCGACGATGCCTACCGGTCGACGATCGTCAACAGTCCGGACCTGTTCGGACATGTCAATCTGGCGCGTATCGCCCAGGACATGCGCGACATCGCCGGCGGCCGTTCGGCGTCCGTCGGCCTGTTCGTGGCGGGCCTGCCGTTCGGACCCGAGCGCCAGCAGGCCGCGACGGAGGACACCGGCAAGATCGCCCTGCTGTGGCAGATGATGCAGCAGTCCGTCCTCAATCTCGGCAACCCGCCGGAACTGACCAAGGCGCTGGAGCATGTGCGCTCCACCATGATGACGGACGGGGCGCAGCGCTTCCAAAGCGTGCTCGACGCCGCGCGGAAGGGCGCGCCGGCACCGATCCAGCTTGCCGACTGGCGACCCTGGGTGACGCCGATGCTGAACAATATCCTGGTGATGCGTGACGCCGCCATCGTCGTGGCGCATGACTTGAACGAGGAGAATATCTCACAGGCCTGGGCCCATCTGATCCTTGCCGGCGTGGTTCTGGCCGCGGTCTGCATCACCTTCGCCGTCGTGCTGTTCATGCTGTCGGTCCAGGTCACGCGGCGCCTGGGATCCCTGACCTCCACCGTCGTCCGGCTGGCCGACGGCGACCTCGGAGTCGACATCGGCTATTCCGAGCAGAAGGACGAGATCGGCGCCATGGCGCGGGCGATCCAGATTCTGAAGGAGAACGGCGCGGAGCGCGTGCGGCTGGAGGCCGAGCAGCAGGCCCAGCGCGCCGCCCGCGAGAAGCGGACGGCGACCGTCGAACGGATGGTGCAGGAGTTCGACCGCACCGTCTCGGCCATCCTGAACAGCGTGTCCGGCGCTTCCGCCCAGCTGAGCGAGACCGCGGGCTCGATGGCCAGTCTGGCGGAGCAGACCAACCATCAGGCGTCGGCCACCACCGCCGCGGCGGAACAGACCTCGATGAACGTGCAGACGGTGGCGTCGGCGACCGAAGAGATGGCGGCTTCGATCAGCGAGATCAGCCAGCAGGTCTCCCGCTCCAACAGCGTCGCCGCCCGTGCGGTGCGGGAAGCGCAGGATACCACGGGGACCGTCCGTAATCTGGCCGGAGAGGTCGCGCGCATCGGCGACGTGGTGAAGCTGATCCAGGATATCGCCAGCCAGACCAATCTTCTGGCGCTGAACGCTACCATCGAGGCGGCGCGGGCCGGGGATGCCGGCAAGGGCTTCGCCGTGGTGGCGAGCGAGGTGAAGCAATTGGCCAACCAGACCGCCAAGGCGACCGAGGACATCTCCGCCCAGATCGACAGCGTCCAGAGCGCCACCCACGGGACGGTGAACGCCATCGAGGGGATCGGCGGCACCATCGGCACGATGAACGAGATCGCCGCGACCATCGCCGCCGCGATCGAGGAGCAGAGCGCCACCACGGTGGAGATCTCCCGCAACATCCAGCAGGCGGCGCAGGGCACCGGCGAAGTGAGCGCCAACATCGCGCAGGTGCATGAGGCCGCCACCCAGACCGGCCGCGCGGCATCGCAGGTCTTCGATGCCTCCACCGGCCTGACCCGCCAGGCGGCGGATTTGCGGCGGGAGATCGAAACCTTCCTGGCCGGCATCCGCGCGGCTTGA
- a CDS encoding dienelactone hydrolase family protein — MSDAKIGRAADWAAGWIELTAADGHRMRAYQAPAKGEEIGRLIVAPEIFGINHHIRGVCDGFAQQGFTAVAPDLFDRAERGVELPYDDAGIQKGIALKGAVSTADALQDVAATLAHLGGDGAAAVVGYCWGGSIAWAAAAALPVRAAICYYGGDIGKTLDSAPRVPTLLHFGEQDHAIPLSVAEGVRSRYPWAPVHVYPAGHGFNCDERGSFHPESAVLALRRTVGLLRAVF; from the coding sequence ATGAGTGACGCGAAAATCGGCCGGGCGGCCGATTGGGCAGCCGGTTGGATCGAGTTGACGGCGGCCGACGGCCATCGGATGCGCGCCTATCAGGCGCCGGCCAAGGGCGAGGAGATCGGGCGCCTGATCGTCGCCCCGGAGATCTTCGGCATCAACCATCACATCCGCGGCGTGTGCGATGGCTTCGCCCAGCAGGGCTTCACCGCCGTCGCGCCGGACCTGTTCGATCGCGCCGAACGCGGGGTGGAATTGCCCTATGACGACGCCGGCATCCAGAAGGGCATCGCGCTGAAGGGGGCGGTTTCGACCGCCGACGCTTTGCAGGATGTCGCCGCGACGCTGGCCCATCTCGGTGGCGACGGGGCGGCGGCGGTCGTCGGCTATTGCTGGGGCGGCAGCATCGCCTGGGCGGCGGCGGCGGCGCTGCCGGTGCGGGCGGCCATCTGCTATTATGGCGGCGACATCGGCAAGACGCTGGACAGCGCCCCCCGCGTGCCGACGCTGTTGCATTTCGGCGAGCAGGACCATGCCATCCCGCTGTCGGTCGCGGAAGGGGTGCGGTCACGCTATCCGTGGGCGCCGGTGCATGTCTATCCGGCCGGGCATGGTTTCAACTGCGATGAGCGGGGAAGCTTCCATCCGGAAAGTGCCGTCCTGGCGCTTCGGCGGACCGTGGGGTTGCTGCGGGCGGTGTTCTGA
- a CDS encoding sulfite oxidase heme-binding subunit YedZ has protein sequence MTDLRNAANAALASRWAKPIVFTLALVPLVWTLWLAYTGELGAEPVLESVKASGLWALRFLLIALALTPLRMLTGVAGLARFRRMLGLFAFFYAAIHLSTYVGLDQFFDWATIWKEIVKRPYITVGMGAFLILTALAATSTDGMVKRLGGRRWRALHKSVFVAGLAGCLHFVMLAKGWQTAPLVYALLCAGLLAFRRWPIRLGSRTDGRRKDVQPIKTTLVRTPPAATPRSAEAPGRHFPDGSFPAHRS, from the coding sequence ATGACGGATCTCCGCAACGCGGCCAACGCGGCCCTGGCGTCCCGCTGGGCCAAGCCCATCGTCTTCACCCTGGCCCTGGTCCCCCTGGTCTGGACCCTCTGGCTCGCCTACACCGGCGAGTTGGGGGCCGAGCCGGTGCTGGAGAGCGTCAAGGCCAGCGGGCTGTGGGCCTTGCGCTTCCTGCTGATCGCGCTGGCGCTGACGCCGCTGCGGATGCTGACGGGGGTGGCGGGGCTGGCGCGCTTCCGCCGGATGCTGGGGCTGTTCGCCTTCTTCTACGCCGCCATCCACCTGTCGACCTATGTCGGGCTGGACCAGTTCTTCGACTGGGCAACGATCTGGAAGGAGATCGTCAAGCGCCCCTACATCACCGTCGGGATGGGCGCCTTCCTGATCCTGACGGCGCTGGCCGCCACCTCCACCGACGGCATGGTGAAGCGGCTGGGGGGCAGGCGCTGGCGCGCCCTTCATAAGAGCGTGTTCGTCGCCGGGCTGGCCGGCTGCCTGCACTTCGTCATGCTGGCGAAGGGCTGGCAGACGGCGCCGCTGGTCTATGCGCTGCTCTGCGCCGGGCTGCTGGCCTTCCGCCGCTGGCCGATCCGGCTCGGAAGCCGGACGGACGGACGGCGGAAGGATGTTCAACCGATCAAAACGACCTTGGTCAGAACACCGCCCGCAGCAACCCCACGGTCCGCCGAAGCGCCAGGACGGCACTTTCCGGATGGAAGCTTCCCCGCTCATCGCAGTTGA